From one Triticum urartu cultivar G1812 chromosome 3, Tu2.1, whole genome shotgun sequence genomic stretch:
- the LOC125547661 gene encoding uncharacterized protein LOC125547661 has protein sequence MLDVWSSAVGWWDEWQLRILVLGSLGIQWFLLVAAPMRKYTVRRYFRLCIRLAYISSDALAIYALATLFNRHVRATSGSSSCDGIVHNKAKILEVLWAPVLLIHLGGQQELTANTIEDNELWVKHTVTLVSQVAVAMYAFYKSWPNYSDWKLLASAILLFVLGVVSFSEKPWALKKASIKRLTSVSAPIQGTKKRTRLAVYLDDLLFSDWYNCFTTKSGDKKQPELAAGEEYFVDLSDEEKAYMVLSDMSLSAAADDLVQRGRARNVQDVLRPLSTKAENDMKRWLRGAYGLIYTRGNLVFTGPYLVYHVLVVPILHIAALTLFATGDKDGYNRTDVKITYVLLCLTAALDVFAVFIRQLLHRAMSAKSVPSLCEMVPRYNLVDAVLRRRHKVGWLVKCAARMGCKEYFECQGVRQDYRLYKNVLEMVLADLVDAQGRDLANYRVFTVQDESGTAVLPAEDVGAGAEIMQQRSPGAANWALSEELQKVCGPKVRGALRGSFDRSVLVWHIATDLCFRMEGPPPADGEGDSHWLRIKCTEAISSYMARLLNFHPDMLLTGSRQYLVSEAKDEFEFLLDRAMVGNRGKLLSKEDLTKIIDDGLLKGEHFHIPNACSLAKELLKIEPPSTRWRVMYRVWLGMLFYSASMCRGYLHAKSLGEGGEFLSYVWLVLSLKGAKTLADKLQMLEGDDEESTLADKPQIPEGSETTRNQHPGGNPPVFG, from the coding sequence atgttgGATGTGTGGAGTTCTGCTGTGGGATGGTGGGACGAGTGGCAGCTGCGCATCCTCGTCCTCGGCAGCCTCGGCATTCAATGGTTTCTGCTGGTGGCTGCCCCCATGCGCAAGTACACCGTCCGGCGCTACTTCAGGCTATGCATACGGCTTGCATACATTAGCAGCGATGCTCTGGCCATCTATGCGCTGGCTACCCTCTTCAACCGTCACGTCAGGGCGACCAGCGGCAGCAGTAGCTGTGATGGCATTGTGCACAACAAGGCGAAGATCCTGGAGGTCCTATGGGCTCCTGTCCTGCTCATCCATCTCGGCGGGCAGCAGGAGCTGACTGCCAACACCATCGAAGACAACGAGCTGTGGGTAAAGCACACCGTGACCCTAGTGTCTCAGGTCGCGGTTGCCATGTACGCCTTCTACAAGTCGTGGCCTAACTACAGCGACTGGAAGCTATTGGCATCAGCGATCCTGCTCTTCGTCCTTGGGGTCGTCAGTTTCAGTGAGAAGCCATGGGCCCTCAAGAAAGCCAGTATTAAAAGATTGACGTCTGTGTCAGCGCCGATACAAGGAACAAAGAAGCGTACAAGATTGGCGGTGTACTTGGACGATCTTTTGTTCTCCGATTGGTACAACTGCTTCACCACCAAGTCCGGCGACAAGAAGCAGCCGGAGCTGGCGGCGGGCGAGGAGTATTTTGTGGACTTGTCGGATGAAGAGAAAGCCTATATGGTGCTCTCGGATATGTCGCTGTCAGCTGCTGCCGATGACCTTGTACAGCGAGGCAGAGCTCGAAATGTGCAGGATGTTCTTCGGCCTCTGAGCACCAAGGCGGAAAACGATATGAAGCGCTGGCTGCGTGGTGCGTATGGGCTCATATATACCAGAGGTAATTTGGTTTTCACTGGCCCATACCTGGTTTACCATGTGCTGGTGGTGCCGATCCTGCACATCGCCGCCCTCACGCTGTTTGCGACGGGCGACAAGGATGGGTACAACCGCACGGATGTGAAGATCACATACGTCCTCCTGTGCCTCACCGCCGCGCTGGATGTTTTTGCGGTGTTCATCCGCCAGCTACTGCACCGGGCCATGTCTGCAAAGAGTGTCCCGTCCTTGTGCGAGATGGTACCACGCTACAACCTCGTGGACGCGGTTCTCCGGCGGAGGCATAAGGTTGGGTGGCTGGTCAAGTGCGCTGCCCGCATGGGCTGCAAGGAGTACTTCGAGTGCCAAGGCGTCCGTCAAGACTACAGATTGTACAAGAATGTGTTGGAGATGGTCCTTGCAGATCTGGTGGATGCACAGGGCCGCGACCTTGCCAATTACAGGGTCTTCACGGTGCAAGACGAATCAGGCACCGCTGTGCTGCCGGCGGAGGATGTTGGGGCAGGTGCCGAGATAATGCAGCAGAGAAGCCCGGGAGCGGCCAACTGGGCTCTAAGTGAGGAGCTGCAGAAGGTGTGCGGCCCCAAGGTACGGGGAGCCCTGCGCGGGTCGTTCGACAGGAGCGTCCTCGTTTGGCACATCGCCACTGACCTCTGCTTCCGCATGGAAGGTCCTCCTCCCGCCGACGGCGAGGGAGACTCACACTGGCTTCGCATCAAGTGCACAGAAGCAATATCCAGCTACATGGCTCGGCTGCTTAATTTCCACCCGGACATGCTGCTCACCGGCAGCAGGCAGTACCTGGTCAGTGAAGCCAAGGATGAATTCGAGTTCTTGTTGGACCGCGCCATGGTAGGTAACAGAGGCAAGCTGCTCAGTAAAGAGGACCTGACCAAGATCATCGACGACGGGCTGCTGAAAGGGGAACATTTCCACATCCCCAATGCATGCAGTCTTGCAAAGGAGCTGCTGAAAATTGAACCGCCGTCCACGCGCTGGAGGGTGATGTACCGGGTGTGGCTGGGCATGCTCTTCTACTCCGCCAGCATGTGCAGGGGCTACCTGCACGCTAAGAGCTTGGGTGAAGGTGGTGAGTTTCTCTCCTACGTCTGGCTCGTCCTCTCGCTCAAGGGTGCCAAGACCCTGGCCGACAAGCTTCAGATGCTGGAGGGAGACGACGAGGAATCAACACTGGCCGACAAGCCTCAGATTCCGGAGGGATCGGAGACGACCAGGAACCAACACCCTGGTGGAAACCCGCCAGTATTTGGTTAG